ccaaagatTTTCTGGCTTCACGATTTTTGAGAATTAAAAATGTACAAAGCTCTAACCCGTCCTAGTTTTAACATTACAATCGGTTTATTAGATATTGGATCCGATTGATAACGTATAGAAAGCTGTACAAAAAGCCGTAAGTTGGAACTGTAAGCTTTTAGTGAATAgtgtaaaactgtaaaaaaagcTGTACATAAAAGTTGTATGAAAAAACTgagagtaaaatttttaataaagcttttggtaaagtttttgtgattggtaaatattaaaactatatattgtaAAGCTTTTAAAAACAGTTACCAATCAAACCCGTTTTTGGCTTCAAATATTGGTTACATATAACTTTGTGATATTTATGATTCTCTCGTATATGTTTGTAAGGATTTGAGTGGATTTTGAATCTTCTGTTCATTTGTGTTGAATTTAATGAATAGTGTATGGGTTGGTAAACTATGCGTTTACGATTCCATtagatttacatgttttttagaATGCACCATTGGAAATGGCTTCACTTGTTAAGGATGATATTCGAGGAACTGTTTTTCCGTGGAACAttagtttgtaattttgttttgtttcttaattatttatagGAGATTCGTCTCCTTTGTTccaccaaaaaaacatatatggacAATTAGATGCATAaccaagagaaggaagaaaggtATCTTTAGATATGATCGCAGGCTCAAGGAAAATTCAGAAGTAACTAACTTATCCAAGAAGCCTGGAGAGTTGATGATCATGAAGAAGTGGAAGAAAAGATCAGGTGTTGTCAAACAGAGATCATCCTATGGTCCAAAGCTCATTACCTCAACAACCGACAACTGATTGAAGACCTTAAAGGGCGATTAGAGGTGGCAATGACAAGAACAACTCTGAACCAAGGGGAAATCTCTTCCATTAATAATGCCAAAGCCCCGGGGCCTGATGGTTTCTCTGCAAGTTTCTTTTAAACCAACTGGGATACGGTGGGAGCGAATATCACTCTTGAGGTCCAATCATTCTTCTCCTCTACCAACCTACAATTGTCCATAAATAAGACCCACATCGGACTTATCCCAAAAATCCAAAGTCCTCAGAAAATGGCGGATTGCCGACCAATTGCCCTGTGCACCGTCTTCTACAAGATTATCTCCAAACTGCTATCTAGAAGACTCCAACCAATCCTGCAAAACATAATCTCTGAGAACCAATCAGTTTTCGTCCCAAATAGAGCAATTTTAGACAATGTTCTGATTACACATGAGGTCCTTCATTATCTAAAGACCTCAGCAGCCACAAAAAGATTATATATGGCTGTAAAAACTGATATGAGTAAAGCCTACGATCGGCTAGAATGGGACTTCCTTGAAACGGTTATGCAAGATATGGGTTTCCATCAAAAGTGGATAAGGTGGATTATGCAATATGTCTCAACAGTCTCTTACTATTTCCTCTTGAATGGAGCGGAACAAGGTTTGGTCCAACCTCAAAGAGGTATCCACCAGGGTGACCCGTTATCCCCTTACCTGTTCATTCTCTGCAGTGAGGTCCTTTCAGGCCTCTGCCTTAGAGCACAATAGGATGGGCGACTCCCTGGAGTCAGGATAGCACTAGGGTGCCCTAGAATCAACAACCTCCTTTTTGCAGATGACACTATGTTTTTCTGTCAATCAGATGCTCGAAGCTGTGCAACCCTTCTTAATATTCTCCAGAAATATGAGAATGCATCCGGACAAATGATTAATAAGGCAAATTTTGCATTCACTTTCTCCTCCAAAATAGGGGAGGAATCAAAAGCGGAGGCACAACGAATTCTAGGTATTCAAAAGGTGGGAGGTTTAGGGAAATTCCTAGGATTACCTGAGATGTTTGGAAGGAAGAAAAGGGATCTGTTTAACCAAATAATAGACCGTATCAGGCAACGTTCCCGAAGCTTTTCCTCCAAATGTCTCTCCTCAGCCGGCAAGACCACCATGCTCAAATCTGTCCTCTCGGCTATGTCCACCTATACCATGTCCTTCTTTAAGCTGCCTAATTCTTTATGTAAAAGAATTTAATCCGCCCTGACTCGTTTCTGGTGGGACTCCTCTGATGGCAAAAAGAAAATGTCATGGATCGCTTGGTCTAAGTTgacaaaatcaaagagagaTGGGGGACTAGGGTTTAAAGACATTACCAACTTTAACAATGCCCTTCTCGTAAAAGTGAGCTGGAGGATCCTGAATAAACCAGAGTCTCTATTAGCAAGAACCCTACTGGGTAAATACTGCAAGTCCTCTAATTTCCTCACTTGTCCAGTTGTCTCAACAGCTTCCCACGGCTGGAGGGGAATTTTCATCGGGAGAGACCTCCTCAAGTCAAACTTGGGTAAAGCCAATTGTTCGGGAGCGAATACTTCTGTTTTGTCTGATCCTTGGATCTCCCTGACTTCACCAGTGACACCTATGGGCCCACCACCAAGAGAATCACAACATATGCGAGTTCAGCACCTTATCTGCCCTGTCTCGAAGAATTGGGATCATGAGAAGGTTCGACAAACCATACCTCATTATGAAGATGCAATCCTTCTCCTTAGGCCTAGTAAATTAAATTCCCCGGATCGTTACCTCTGGTTGGCTACAAAGTCAGGCGAGTACACTGCCAAATCAGGTTATCATGAGGCCTCCAACGAAACCAGACGCCAATCCACTCCGGATGTGACTCTAAGGGATTTTAATTGGCTCAATGGCGTGTGGGACTTACGATGCTCCCCAAAAGTTAAATTCCTTCTCTGGAAAGGCCTAAACAATGCTCTGCCCATCAAGAACAATCTCCAGGAACAAAATATTAATCCAGAGGCTCGTTGCCCCCACTGCAACGATCAGGAATCATGCCTTCATCTATTCTTCAACTGTCCTTTTGCCATACAAGTGTGGAACCTGGTACCATTCAAAGATTCACCAAACTTAGATCTGCTTACTAATATGCGACAAGGGATTGAAGCAACTAACAAACTGTTGTGTTTACCCCTGACGAGAATAAACCAAGGACCACTCTTACCGTGGATCTTGTGGAGACTTTGGACCACCAGGAACAAAAATATCTTTGAATAGAAATCGCTAAGCGGATCGGAAACCATAAACATCACCATTCAACATGCGCGTGAATGGCAGTTAGCCCAAGATCTACCTCCGCAGACCTCTACTCAAAAGCAGATATATCCAAATCCAGTTCGCAGATCAGACACGATCCAATGTTTCTCTGATGCAGCGTGGCGAGCAGATTCGCTTGAAACGGGATTGGGTTGGATCTTCTTCGACTGTCTTTCGAATCCGGAGAAACAAGGCCAATCAGTGGCAAAAAAACGTGAGCTCCCCTCTTTTGGCAGAAGCCCTGGCTCTCTTCTCTGCTATCCAACACGCCCTAGATCTCGGgatcaaaaacatttttttgcttCAGATTCGCAACAGCTGATAAAAGCATTCAACTCAGAGCCCTTCTCAAAGGAACTCTACGGGATTCATCATGACATCCTGTTTTTGTCTTTAGATTTCGATGTCTGTAACTTTCATTTTGTCAAGAGAGAAAACAATAGAAGAGCCGATGAGGTAGCTAAATCGGCTCTACTCTCCCTCCCGGTTTGTACCACATGAATTATTAATTGAAATAGctagtttgacaaaaaaaaaaaggaaaattagatGCATAATGCATTAACTCTAGTCTTTTAGGTACAATAAGGTagaaatattagatttttggaaacattttttcttctttaattcattttttcttctgtaagCATAAGCTAACAGTGACTATGTTTCTTTGATTAACCTCCATCCTATTTTGGCAAGTAGGGCATCGTTAAACTGTTCCACATCACGAAAACCTAAGCCTCCTGCATATTTGGATTCTATAAGAGAATCCCACGCCACCCAGCACATTTTCTTCTTATCAGGTTTGTCATCCCACCAGAAATGGGTAAAGACGGATTGAATTTGTTTCCAAAGCAAGACAGGGAGCTTAAAGCAGGACATAGAATAAACATGGAGGGCAGTGAGCACGGTTTGGAGGAGTACTTGTTTTCCTGCTCCAGATAAACATCGAGAGGACCAGCTGAGAGCACTTGTTTTCTTGTGACCAAAGTTCTCTGGGAGCCCTAGATAATTTTCGAAGCCTCCCTCTTGTGAATTATTAAGAGTAGACCTAACACGGACCTTGGTGTGAGCTGACGTCTTTGAGGAGAAGGTAATTGTAGACTTATTGAGGTTAATGCATTGCCCCAAAGCCTTTTCGTACGTATTCAAAATCTTTAACAGGTTTCTGCAGCACACATCATTTGATTTGCAAAAGAACATGGTATCGTCCACAATTAGAAGGTGGTTAATCGAGGGACTTGCTCTACAGACTTTGATGTCGGGGAGTAAACCTTGGTTTTGAGCCTGGACGCATAAACCGGAGAGGACCTCGGTACAGAGAATGAAGAGATATGAGGAGAGAGGTTCTCCTTGACGCAGTCCGCGAGATGGAGTAACTAAGCCTTGCGGTGTCCCATTGATAAGGAAGGAATATGATACCGAGCTAACACAAGTAAGGATCCAGGATATCCATTTGTCACTAAAACCAAGCTTTTTTAGGACTGCTTGGAGGAAACCCCATTCAATATGgtcataagctttactcatgtcCGTTTTAAGCGCCATTGAACAATATTTCTTAGCTTCCGGTGTCCGGAGAAAATGAAGGATCTCATGTATGATGATTGTTTCCATTATATGTGGTCTCTCCtgctaatattaataattaacaaGACTCAGACCTAATTTTGGTTGAATTGTACTTAATGCCCAAAATGGCcttctttgacttttttttgttacttactTGGTCGCAAGAGCTTCATTTGTTCTCTCTTCTCAGTGGTCATCTTCTTTTCATTAATTTTGAAACGAAAGATGATCCAACTCAACACTCCCTTTCCCGGCCATCCAGTCTAGGGTTTTAAAGCTCGATGTCTTTTACTTTTCCATGGATGTACTTTTCTTCACCAGAACTGTTAAAAAGGTGCTATTTTATCATTGTTGTAACTTGTGTTGTACGTTGTAATATTAACTTACTGGTGGTTAATTAGTCTTAtcccctgttttagaaatcgctaggcgctagtcgggcggttgtggtgggcctagcgcctagcgagaaaatcgAAGATTAAATGGAGATTAATCagggactagttttagggttattttattaaattaacaataaaataaaaatatattgtactaaatatatgtataattctgtttatgttaaaaggaaaatatcaattaaaatataaaattatagtattgtctttaaaattatggtaaacacataaaatcatcattttaaaagaaaattttatgatttttgttaaaagttatacattagttattgtaaaacatcataatctcttaattaaaatgcctaaataacaaaaatatttatgtttgatttttatttggttcttaaaaaaaattggtatacacaaaattaagcTGAATTAAGCAGAAAATAATCGGACTAGACATGCATAATCGGATAATCGATACTAGGCAGGGATTAGTCGTTAATCGAGGCGAAGAGGGTGGGCCTAGCAATTTTATGGGACATAATCGGTGCTAGGTGGGGGTTTTTAAAACAGGGGTCTTATTTATCAGTACctttgttttattgttattttttgtaaCACTGTGGCCGTAAAAAGTCTTGTTAAGAGTGAAAGTGGGTTTCTTGATGTCTTTTTTGGTGGATTAAGGCATCGTTCATAGTGAGGATTCACgtttgttttgttacttttttttttggaatattgttCGGTGAATGATGAAAGAGTCTTTGAACTTTTTGTTATAAATGTTGCATGCTTTCTATTGTCTTTGATTTACATTTTGACATATGCATGTGTAATTTTGTGATAATTAAAACCCTTAAGTCACATATGAGAtgacaaaataataatcattacTATTTTTGTAATCCACCTTCCTAGAACAATCTACTTACAAAGATTTGGCTGTCGTCCAACAATTCCCCAATCTAATCTTCTAGCTAATACTATTTTCCACCAAATCCATGAGAACATATTTGAGTTGCCACCGAAACATACATCCTGGTCGTAGGTGAAAAAGGCGGTTTAGTTCTATCCATCCCACATGCGGAGAAAAGAGATCCATAAACGATTTTTCGCTTATGTCCCACTTGTCGTTTGTCTTCTACTCTTTAGTATGAGAGGAGACACCAACATCCAAACTATCACAAAATTTCATCaacaaaacattacaaaacTGTTTCACAATCTCAAAGTTTTTAAGGATGAAAGCATTCAAGATTTTGTCATGACTTACTGTATACGCCAACCGCAACCCACTCGTTCACAACCCTTACCCAAGTACTCGTCCATCCCACGTCAATCGTCCACctaaatacagaaaaaaaaaacaaacagtatGAGTTGATGTCTCAAGCTTCAAGCTGAGACTACAAAAATCTCACAAAAGCTAGAATGAGAAAAAACATTACTTTTTCATGGGGTGATGAGTGTTCCAACCGATGAGTAGCATAGCGAAGTACATTGCTCCTGTGGCAAACACAAAATGGAAGAATCCATATCCATATGGAAcaccatcttcctcttctccttctccttcttgaTCGCTCTCAGTTTTCTTGAACTGGAAACATTGTGAGTCTATTCCTGTTGAAAATGTGGCGATAACCATTGCAAGTAGCGCAACCACAAAGCTCTGCACAATGTTACTCAAAATCagtataatttttacttttgggtgaaatttaaaaaacaaagagtctTAAGAGGTTAAAAAACTTTACAATGATGGTAAGCCAGTCTGTTCTGTTCGAAGCTGCTGCTTTTCTGTTGCAACTTTCTCCCACTGGTTCACTGCACaacatcaaagaaaaattatagcTCCACTACTTGTGCAAGCTTCTAATTAACTTTTCTAGTTTTTTCACGTTCAAATGCAGAACTTGAATAGAAGTGGAACAAAcgctcaaaaaataaaaagatgtgttggaatttctttaaaaattctGTTATAAATTTttctgattataattttgaaacttttccaACAGctgaaacaaagagaaatcaCTATGAAAACACTAGAAAATGAACTTATGTTCATAGGAACCTACATCTTTTGATTCGATTCCTAATTTCCTAGGATCCCTAAACCTAGAAACCCAACCCAAAACGAACTTTGGAGAACACATATATGTAAGTCTAGAACCCTAAAACTGAAACACAtaattcatcatcatcgtccCCTTTGCTTGGAGCTTTCTCACTAAGGAAAGCTTAGTTCTCTGTTGCTGCCGGTTGGTGAGGAGAAAGAGCAATCGGATTTAAGGTTGGGACATGCGTCTCCTTGAACCTGAAAATATCGTTTAAGATACTGAAACCGTCTTGTTGAGCAACGAGAAACGTTTGCGTAAACTT
The Camelina sativa cultivar DH55 chromosome 15, Cs, whole genome shotgun sequence DNA segment above includes these coding regions:
- the LOC104748533 gene encoding uncharacterized protein LOC104748533; protein product: METIIIHEILHFLRTPEAKKYCSMALKTDMSKAYDHIEWGFLQAVLKKLGFSDKWISWILTCVSSVSYSFLINGTPQGLVTPSRGLRQGEPLSSYLFILCTEVLSGLCVQAQNQGLLPDIKVCRASPSINHLLIVDDTMFFCKSNDVCCRNLLKILNTYEKALGQCINLNKSTITFSSKTSAHTKVRVRSTLNNSQEGGFENYLGLPENFGHKKTSALSWSSRCLSGAGKQVLLQTVLTALHVYSMSCFKLPVLLWKQIQSVFTHFWWDDKPDKKKMCWVAWDSLIESKYAGGLGFRDVEQFNDALLAKIGWRLIKET